A single window of Drosophila suzukii chromosome 3, CBGP_Dsuzu_IsoJpt1.0, whole genome shotgun sequence DNA harbors:
- the LOC108006850 gene encoding ribosome biogenesis protein BMS1 homolog, whose product MAEDAGQDKRKQHRARQSGVSADKKKLKAKKDSNQKDPELTARQRNPKAFAINSAQRAERNFRRKEDLTAKKQHIPVVDQTPDVPPPVLIAVVGPPKVGKTTLIKNLIKSFTRTNVTEIKGPITIVTSKKRRITLLECNNDVNSMIDVAKCADLVLLLCDASYGFEMEIFEFLNICQVHGMPKIMGVLTHLDMIKNPKQLRKRKKELKHRFWTEVYDGAKLFYLSGLLHGEYLRNEVKNLGRFISVMKFRPLQWRGAHSYLLVDRLEDVTNTDRVRRDPKCDREVVLYGYVRGVPLKQEHMVHIAGLGDARIDELSAIPDPCPLPGTEKKRSLLEKERLLYAPMSGVGGIVYDKDAVYIELQGSHSHKEQEQTAEAAEQAELVSKLIDKKTTIDEQMGQQEFRLFSDAKPIKSKDFRNDEDNEDEENEESSEDEDEDGEDSGLDDAESEEEQDEFGADDWRGENSEEEDDEDEDASSGDEEYQSLGNVKTAKESDSDDEEARVLASNMSWKTNLAQKARDAFLQRHSESKNLMRLVYGVYNQSERSRQEAEDENEDSEEELGGLFRVAAKKQTQQQSDKDIRDKDERCFFEYQGDATRDWLAEDNKELIKNCFVTGKWKASEDAENLLKMDDMSDAESEVYGDFEDLETGEQHSGKPKTADGAGSDEEGSKAAESAAAKRKLTRVEEENLTKAELMAKKLKLKAKFDAEYDNSGEGKGEEDTGRITGDHSFYEDLKAEAQRQSELNKSEFAHLDNEFRIQIEGYRPGLYVRLGFKQLPAEFVENFDASYPVLVGALNLTEENVGYVNCKVKKHRWYKKILKTGDPLIISMGWRRFQTVAIYAKVEDNFRQRYLKYTPNHVTCSMTFWGPITPQNTGFLALQTVRQDQEEMRRLGFRIAATGCVTELDKSSQIMKKLKLVGHPFKIYKKTAFVKDMFTSSLEVAKFEGAKIKTVSGIRGQIKKAHHTPEGSYRATFEDKILLSDIVFCRTWFRVEVPRFYAPVTSLLLPLEQKSQWQGMKTLGQLKRERAVQNAAQPDSMYTSIVRKEKIFRPLTIPKALQRALPYKDKPKLGPENPKAALERVAVVNSPYEQKVAKMMKMIETNYKDKRHRERLETKKRIKNYREKKREKMASKERRQKELRKKVSRAISKMRGKQSA is encoded by the exons ATGGCCGAAGATGCTGGCCAGGACAAGCGGAAGCAGCACCGCGCCCGCCAGTCCGGCGTGAGTGCGGACAAGAAGAAGCTGAAGGCCAAGAAGGACTCCAACCAAAAGGACCCCGAGCTGACCGCCAGGCAGAGGAATCCCAAGGCGTTCGCCATCAACTCGGCCCAGCGGGCGGAGAGGAACTTTCGGCGCAAGGAGGACCTCACGGCCAAGAAGCAGCACATTCCGGTTGTGGACCAAACCCCGGACGTACCGCCACCCGTACTAATTGCCGTGGTGGGCCCGCCCAAAGTGGGCAAGACGACGCTGATCAAGAACCTGATCAAGAGCTTCACCCGCACGAATGTCACTGAGATCAAGGGTCCCATCACCATTGTGACCTCCAAGAAGCGCCGCATCACCTTGCTGGAGTGTAACAACGATGTCAACTCCATGATCGATGTTGCCAAGTGTGCCGATTTGGTCCTGCTGCTCTGCGACGCGAGCTACGGCTTCGAGATGGAGATTTTTGAGTTTCTGAACATCTGCCAGGTGCACGGCATGCCCAAGATCATGGGTGTGCTCACCCACCTGGACATGATCAAGAATCCCAAGCAGCTGAGGAAGCGCAAGAAGGAGCTAAAACACCGCTTCTGGACGGAGGTCTACGATGGCGCCAAGCTCTTCTACTTGTCGGGTCTGCTCCATGGCGAGTACCTGCGCAACGAGGTCAAGAATCTGGGACGCTTCATTTCGGTCATGAAGTTCCGACCGCTGCAGTGGCGCGGAGCACATAGTTATCTGCTGGTGGATCGCCTGGAGGATGTCACCAACACGGATCGCGTTCGTCGAGATCCCAAATGCGATCGCGAAGTGGTACTCTATGGCTATGTCCGAGGAGTCCCTCTCAAGCAGGAGCACATGGTTCACATTGCTGGACTGGGTGACGCTCGCATCGATGAGCTGAGCGCCATACCCGATCCATGCCCTCTGCCTGGGACAGAAAAGAAGCGCAGTCTGCTGGAGAAGGAGCGCTTGCTTTACGCCCCCATGTCCGGAGTGGGAGGCATTGTCTACGACAAGGATGCGGTGTACATCGAGCTGCAGGGCTCGCACTCGCACAAGGAACAGGAGCAGACCGCCGAGGCCGCCGAGCAGGCGGAACTGGTCAGCAAACTGATCGACAAGAAGACCACCATCGATGAACAGATGGGGCAGCAGGAGTTCCGTCTCTTCTCCGATGCCAAACCCATCAAGTCCAAGGACTTCCGAAATGATGAAGACAACGAAGATGAGGAGAACGAGGAAAGCAGCGAGGATGAGGATGAAGATGGGGAGGATTCTGGTCTGGATGATGCTGAGAGTGAGGAGGAACAGGATGAGTTTGGTGCGGACGATTGGCGTGGCGAGAACAGCGAGGAGGAGGAtgatgaggatgaggatgcTTCTTCTGGAGATGAGGAGTATCAAAGCCTGGGAAATGTGAAAACGGCCAAGGAATCCGATTCGGACGATGAGGAGGCCCGCGTTCTGGCCAGCAACATGAGCTGGAAGACAAACCTGGCGCAGAAGGCTCGTGATGCTTTTCTGCAACGTCACTCGGAGTCCAAGAACCTGATGCGCCTCGTGTACGGTGTCTATAATCAGAGTGAACGCAGCCGCCAGGAGGCAGAAGATGAAAATGAAGACTCCGAGGAGGAGCTAGGTGGCCTGTTCCGAGTGGCGGCTAAGAAACAGACCCAGCAGCAGTCTGACAAGGACATCAGGGATAAGGACGAGCGATGTTTCTTCGAGTATCAGGGTG ATGCCACTCGCGATTGGTTGGCGGAGGACAATAAAGAGCTGATTAAGAACTGCTTCGTTACCGGCAAGTGGAAGGCCAGCGAGGATGCAGAGAATCTGCTGAAAATGGACGACATGAGTGACGCCGAAAGCGAGGTCTACGGGGACTTTGAGGATCTGGAGACGGGCGAGCAGCATAGTGGAAAACCCAAGACGGCAGATGGTGCAGGATCGGATGAAGAGGGTTCGAAAGCTGCGGAATCCGCTGCAGCCAAGCGCAAACTGACTCGCGTTGAGGAGGAGAACCTTACCAAGGCCGAGCTTATGGCCAAAAAACTAAAGCTAAAGGCCAAGTTCGATGCGGAGTACGACAACAGTGGCGAGGGAAAGGGCGAGGAGGACACTGGTCGCATAACCGGCGATCACTCCTTCTACGAGGACCTCAAAGCGGAGGCTCAGCGACAGAGCGAGCTGAACAAAAGCGAGTTTGCTCACCTGGACAATGAATTCCGCATCCAGATCGAGGGCTATCGACCCGGTCTTTACGTGCGTTTGGGATTCAAGCAGCTGCCCGCCGAGTTTGTAGAGAATTTCGATGCCAGCTATCCCGTACTGGTCGGTGCCCTAAACCTGACCGAGGAGAACGTTGGCTATGTCAACTGCAAGGTGAAGAAGCACCGCTGGTACAAGAAGATCCTCAAAACTGGAGATCCGTTGATCATCTCCATGGGTTGGCGGCGTTTCCAAACAGTGGCCATCTATGCCAAGGTGGAGGACAACTTCCGCCAGCGCTACCTCAAGTACACACCCAACCACGTCACCTGCAGCATGACCTTCTGGGGTCCAATTACCCCTCAAAATACTGGCTTTCTAGCATTGCAGACTGTGCGGCAGGATCAGGAGGAGATGCGTCGGCTAGGCTTCCGGATAGCGGCCACTGGCTGTGTCACCGAGCTGGACAAATCCTCACAGATCATGAAGAAGCTCAAACTGGTGGGTCATCCCTTTAAGATCTACAAGAAAACGGCATTTGTGAAGGACATGTTTACCTCCTCGCTGGAAGTGGCAAAGTTCGAAGGGGCCAAGATCAAAACGGTCTCTGGTATACGAGGACAGATCAAGAAGGCTCACCACACGCCCGAAGGTTCCTATCGTGCTACATTTGAGGACAAGATCCTATTGAGCGACATTGTCTTTTGCCGCACCTGGTTCCGGGTGGAAGTACCCCGATTCTACGCTCCAGTGACCTCACTCCTGCTGCCGCTAGAGCAGAAGAGCCAGTGGCAAGGAATGAAGACGCTGGGCCAGCTCAAGCGAGAGCGGGCAGTGCAGAACGCGGCCCAGCCGGACAGCATGTACACGTCGATCGTGCGCAAGGAGAAGATCTTCCGGCCATTGACCATCCCCAAGGCACTCCAAAGAGCTCTGCCGTACAAGGACAAACCCAAGCTGGGACCAGAGAATCCCAAGGCGGCGTTGGAACGTGTGGCCGTCGTTAACTCGCCTTACGAACAGAAGGTGGCCAAGATGATGAAGATGATCGAGACGAACTACAAGGACAAGCGGCATCGCGAACGCCTGGAGACGAAAAAGCGGATCAAGAACTACCGCGAGAAGAAGCGGGAGAAGATGGCCTCCAAGGAGAGGCGCCAGAAGGAGCTGCGCAAGAAGGTGTCGCGGGCCATTAGCAAGATGCGAGGAAAGCAGTCGGCCTAA
- the LOC108006851 gene encoding coiled-coil domain-containing protein 6, translating to MESPCESESSLDGGTMLPPSPVSREQLQKRIESLTQQNKVLKAELDTFKTKCKVVQEENRCLKQASVIIQAKAEQEEEYISNTLLKKIQALKKEKETLAHHYEREEECLTNDLSRKLDQLRQEKCKLEQTLEQEQECLVNKLMRKIEKLQAETDNKQTNLEQLRREMVELENTLEQEQEALVNKLWKRMDKLETEKRSLQIKLDQPVSDPTTPRDITNNAHANGGDTATSLSAHIQTLRSEVLRYRSDLAAAQKEATIKTQQYAQEEKSIREENARLQRKLKQEVERREALCRHLSESESSLEMDEERFYNENLMAGGSFAAAAAAAASAVSAQRQRTISSPVSHSPSSSRPLSPGTAVQNRCYACGQLVNRRASERFIKPALPTPMLGLNTSAPNVLTSTNPLLGILGTGSSSSSASVSAGNAAGGFLSNLGGDRLSLGSMSSAGGSATFLAGGGGGGLLAQLTGNSSASSSSSNLMNISLNNSSSGNLVNSSSNSSLSAFTPTNPPSSAATAFIQPASPMDTSTCKD from the exons ATGGAGAGTCCTTGTGAATCGGAGAGTTCGCTGGATGGCGGCACCATGCTGCCACCGAGTCCAGTTTCCCGGGAGCAGCTCCAGAAGAGGATCGAATCGCTGACTCAGCAGAACAA GGTGCTGAAAGCCGAGTTGGACACCTTCAAGACCAAGTGCAAGGTGGTGCAGGAGGAGAATCGATGCCTCAAACAGGCCTCTGTCATCATT CAAGCCAAAGCAGAGCAGGAGGAGGAGTACATCTCCAACACGCTACTGAAGAAGATCCAGGCCCTCAAAAAGGAGAAGGAGACACTGGCGCATCACTACGAGCGCGAGGAGGAGTGCCTGACCAACGATCTCTCCCGGAAGCTCGACCAGCTGCGCCAGGAGAAGTGCAAGCTGGAGCAGACActggagcaggagcaggaatGCCTCGTCAACAAGCTGATGCGCAAGATCGAGAAGCTCCAGGCGGAAACGGATAACAAGCAAACGAACCTCGAGCAGCTGCGCCGCGAGATGGTCGAGCTGGAGAACACACtcgagcaggagcaggaggcTCTCGTAAACAAGCTGTGGAAGCGCATGGACAAGCTGGAGACCGAAAAGCGTTCGCTGCAGATCAAGTTGGATCAGCCCGTATCCGATCCGACCACGCCACGAGACATCACAAACAATGCCCATGCCAATGGCGGCGATACGGCAACTAGTTTGAGTGCCCACATCCAGACTCTGCGTTCCGAAGTGCTTCGCTATCGCTCCGATCTGGCCGCTGCCCAGAAGGAGGCCACCATCAAGACTCAGCAGTATGCGCAGGAGGAGAAGTCCATACGCGAGGAGAACGCCCGTTTGCAGCGCAAACTGAAGCAGGAGGTGGAGCGCCGTGAGGCCCTGTGCCGGCACCTCTCCGAGTCGGAATCCTCGCTGGAGATGGACGAGGAGCGATTCTACAATGAGAACCTGATGGCGGGTGGTTCCTTTgcggcggcagcggcggccGCAGCCTCGGCGGTCAGTGCCCAGCGTCAGCGAACCATCAGCAGTCCCGTCTCCCACAGTCCCTCGAGCAGCCGGCCCCTTAGTCCGGGCACGGCGGTCCAAAACCGCTGCTACGCCTGCGGCCAGTTAGTG AATCGTCGCGCCAGCGAGCGCTTCATCAAGCCAGCACTGCCAACGCCCATGCTGGGCCTGAACACTTCCGCACCCAACGTGCTGACCTCCACGAACCCGCTGCTCGGCATTCTGGGCACCGGCAGCTCCTCCTCGTCGGCGTCCGTGTCAGCCGGGAATGCCGCTGGCGGCTTTCTCTCGAATCTAGGCGGCGATCGTCTGAGCCTGGGTTCGATGTCCTCTGCAGGCGGCAGTGCCACCTTTTTGGCTGGCGGTGGCGGAGGAGGCTTACTGGCCCAGCTGACCGGCAACTCCAGTGCTTCGTCGTCGTCGTCCAACCTGATGAACATCAGCCTGAACAACTCGTCCAGCGGCAACCTggtcaacagcagcagcaactccTCACTGTCGGCATTCACGCCAACCAATCCGCCCAGCTCGGCGGCCACGGCCTTCATCCAGCCGGCCAGTCCCATGGACACGTCCACCTGCAAGGATTAG